Genomic segment of Desulfovibrio sp. ZJ209:
TACCCCTCCCATGCTGGCAGACCGGCGGCAGAACCGCCGATCTGCTTCAAAATACCCCTATGTGATTGTATGCGGTGACGAGCTACACAGCGTAGCTCACAACGATGGCCTCAACCTCTTCCACGGTTGCGGCCGCCTCCACCTGAGCGATCAGGGCCGCGCGGGTGTCCGCGAACTGCTCGATGATCCAAGCGAAACCCTCCGAGTCTTCCGCGGCCAGCAGGACGGCCCCCACGGCAACATCGCTTGGCGTCGGCGCCTCCTGCGGCATGGTCATGATTGCGGTAATGGCAGCCTGATAGCCTGCCTCGATTTCGGTGGCTTTGGCCTCTTTGGCATCGGCCAAGGCCTGCTCGGCAGACTTTTCGGGCCGAGTGAGGAGAGCCCCATCTGGCAGCGGCCCGGGCGCAAAAA
This window contains:
- a CDS encoding phage tail protein — protein: MAIAHTYNPVTHDYVSSAEDHGYTPSNATTAPLPSRPWTRLWPRWNGSAWELVEDHRERKTPAFRYEDVQDATEYWLPGDAYDTPARQIFAPGPLPDGALLTRPEKSAEQALADAKEAKATEIEAGYQAAITAIMTMPQEAPTPSDVAVGAVLLAAEDSEGFAWIIEQFADTRAALIAQVEAAATVEEVEAIVVSYAV